The following proteins come from a genomic window of Clostridia bacterium:
- a CDS encoding starch-binding protein, with protein MKRKKYSRAASFLLAVIVCFCALLPASATLAETTGSTVNNAVSTGLTVHFKKPADWSSEVRIHYWNLTPSSIPNSGSWPGILMTPEADGWY; from the coding sequence ATGAAAAGAAAAAAGTATAGCAGAGCAGCATCATTTCTTCTGGCAGTGATTGTTTGCTTCTGTGCACTGCTGCCTGCCAGCGCCACTCTGGCTGAAACCACAGGAAGTACGGTGAATAATGCTGTCAGTACGGGCTTGACGGTACACTTCAAGAAGCCTGCCGATTGGAGCAGTGAAGTAAGGATACACTACTGGAATCTTACCCCCAGCAGTATTCCGAACAGCGGCTCCTGGCCGGGGATACTGATGACTCCTGAAGCAGACGGATGGTAT